A stretch of the Camarhynchus parvulus chromosome 4, STF_HiC, whole genome shotgun sequence genome encodes the following:
- the GSR gene encoding glutathione reductase, mitochondrial, which produces MAAAAYELLVLGGGSGGLAGARRAAELGARVALVEPQRLGGTCVNVGCVPKKVMWNTAVHAEFVHDHADYGFETAGVKFNWRTIKEKRDAYVRRLNDIYENNVKKARIDIIRGYGKFTADPEPTIEVNGKKYTAPHILIATGGRPAVPSDSEIPGASLGMTSDGFFDLKELPRRSVVVGAGYIAVEMVGILSTLGSKSSLLIRHDMVLRTFDSLISANCTQELENAGVDVWKHTQVKRVTKSPCGLLDVTVASVAPGHKPTEAVIRDVDCLLWAVGREPSSDGLGLERVGVRVDPKGHVVVDEYQNTTRRGIYAVGDVCGRALLTPVAIAAGRKLAHRLFEGKQDSRLDYENIPTVVFSHPPIGTVGLTEEEAVAIHGKDKVKIYNTSFTPLYHAVTQRKVKCVMKLVCAGKEEKVVGLHMQGLGCDEMLQGFAVAIKMGATKADLDNTVAIHPTSAEELVTLR; this is translated from the exons ATGGCGGCGGCCGCCTAcgagctgctggtgctgggcggcggctccggggggCTGGCGGGGGCCCGCCGGGCGGCCGAGCTCGGCGCCCGGGTCGCGCTGGTGGAGCCGCAGCGCCTCGGCGGCACCTGC GTCAATGTTGGATGTGTGCCAAAGAAG GTGATGTGGAACACGGCGGTGCACGCGGAGTTTGTCCACGACCACGCTGACTATGGCTTTGAAACTGCGGGTGTCAAGTTCAACTGGAG GACCATCAAGGAGAAACGAGATGCGTACGTGCGGCGCCTCAATGACATCTACGAGAACAATGTGAAGAAG GCTCGCATTGACATCATCCGGGGCTACGGCAAGTTCACCGCTGATCCCGAGCCAACCATCGAAGTGAACGGGAAAAAGTACACGGCTCCTCACATCCTTATAGCCACGGGAGGGCGCCCGGCTGTCCCTTCCGACAGCGAAATTCCTG gtgccagcctggggatgACCAGTGACGGCTTCTTCGACCTGAAGGAGCTGCCCAG GCGCAGCGTCGTCGTCGGGGCCGGCTACATCGCGGTGGAGATGGTGGGGATCCTCTCCACGCTGGGCTCCAAGTCCTCGCTGCTCATCCGCCATGACATG GTGCTGCGAACCTTTGACTCCCTGATCAGCGCCAACTGcacccaggagctggagaacGCCGGGGTGGATGTCTGGAAGCACACACAG GTCAAGAGGGTCACCAAGTCTCCGTGTGGGCTGCTGGATGTGACGGTGGCCTCGGTGGCACCCGGCCACAAGCCAACGGAGGCAGTGATCCGGGACGTGGACTGCCTGCTGTGGGCCGTGGGGCGGGAGCCCAGCTCCGACGGGCTTGGCCTGGAGCGAGTg GGCGTGCGGGTGGACCCCAAGGGCCACGTGGTGGTGGATGAGTACCAGAACACCACCAGGAGAGGGATCTACGCCGTCGGGGATGTGTGTGGGAGAGCCCTCCTCACCCCAG tggccATTGCAGCTGGCAGGAAGCTGGCCCACAGGCTCTTCGAGGGCAAGCAGGATTCCCGGCTGGACTACGAGAACATCCCCACGGTCGTCTTCAGCCACCCGCCCATCGGCACCGTGGGGCTCACCGAag aggaggccGTGGCCATACACGGGAAGGACAAGGTGAAGATCTACAACACATCCTTCACTCCCTTGTACCACGCTGTCACCCAGAGGAAGGTGAAGTGTGTCATGAAGCTGGTGTGCGCTGGCAAGGAGGAGAAG GTGGTGGGATTGCACATGCAAGGACTGGGCTGCGATGAAATGCTGCAGGGCTTTGCCGTGGCCATCAAAATGGGGGCCACCAAGGCCGACCTGGACAACACCGTTGCCATTCACCCCACTTCTGCCGAGGAGCTGGTGACGCTGCGCTGA
- the NPFFR2 gene encoding neuropeptide FF receptor 2 has protein sequence MASLQISFRAHWNTRRRRDSNSSLDWPHLDLLNYNRTYKYLEGNVSYVDFYLHQPWVAAVFITSYLLIFLLCMVGNRGVCFIVLWSRHMCTVTNLFILNLAVSDLLVGLFCMPTTFLDNIIAGWPFGSLVCKMNGMVQGISVSASVFTLVAIAVDRFRCIVHPFKPKLTVPAAVATIAVIWALAVSIMCPSAALLWLWRLQQEKCFQLLLGRGNATCPVFWCQEEWPELAMRKAYTTVLFANIYLAPLALIVLMYARVGVSLCHAAVPGVGKRGQEQRHGARRRNRKAIRMLVLVTLLFALSWLPLWSLMLMSDYGSLSDAQLELINVYLYPLAHWQAFSNSSVNPIIYGFCNRSFHRGFQATLRLQLCSRPALAQPALGRAALPAAPCPPPQDPSPHTAKGANWVNKQQDLLVEELKENGME, from the exons ATGGCCTCTTTACAAATATCTTTTAGGGCACATTGGAACACAAGGAGGAGAAGGGACTCAAACTCTTCGTTGGATTGGCCTCACTTGGATTTGCTGAATTACAACAGGACATACAAGTACCTGGAAGGAAATGTCTCCTACGTGGACTTCTACCTCCACCAGCCTTGGGTGGCTGCTGTCTTCATCACCTCCTACCTGCTCATCTTCCTCCTGTGCATGGTGGGCAACAGGGGGGTTTGTTTCATCGTGCTGTGGAGCAGGCACATGTGCACGGTCACCAACCTGTTCATCCTGAACCTGGCTGTCAGTGACTTGCTGGTGGGGCTCTTCTGCATGCCCACCACCTTCCTGGACAACATCATTGCAG GGTGGCCCTTTGGGAGCCTGGTGTGCAAGATGAACGGGATGGTCCAAGGCATCTCTGTTTCTGCCTCTGTCTTCACTCTGGTTGCTATTGCCGTGGACAG GTTCCGGTGCATTGTGCACCCCTTCAAGCCCAAGCTGACTGTCCCCGCCGCCGTGGCCACCATCGCAGTGATCTGGGCGCTGGCTGTGTCCATCATGTGTCCCTCggcagcactgctgtggctgtggcggctgcagcaggagaagtgcttccagctgctcctgggcaggggcaaCGCCACCTGCCCGGTGTTCTGGTGCCAGGAGGAGTGGCCCGAGCTGGCCATGAGGAAGGCCTACACCACGGTGCTCTTTGCCAACATCTACCTGGCTCCGCTGGCGCTCATCGTGCTCATGTACGCCAGGGTCGGCGTTTCCCTGTGCCATGCCGCCGTGCCCGGGGTGGGGAAGCGCGGCCAGGAGCAGCGGCACGGAGCACGGAGGAGGAATCGGAAAGCCATCCGCATGCTTGTCCTTGTCACCCTGCTCTTCGCCCTGTCCTGGCTTCCCTTGTGGAGCCTGATGCTGATGTCGGACTACGGCAGCCTGTCAGACGCGCAGCTGGAGCTGATCAATGTGTACCTCTATCCCCTAGCTCACTGGCAGGCCTTCTCCAACAGCAGTGTCAACCCCATCATCTACGGCTTCTGCAACCGGAGCTTCCACCGCGGCTTCCAGGCCACGCTCcggctccagctctgctccaggcccgCCTTGGCCCAGCCGGCCCTGGGCCGGGCCGCTCTGCCCGCCGCCCCCTGCCCCCCACCCCAGGACCCCTCTCCCCACACAGCCAAGGGAGCAAACTGGGTCAATAAGCAGCAGGATTTGCTCGTGGAGGAGCTAAAAGAGAATGGGATGGAGTGA
- the PPP2CB gene encoding serine/threonine-protein phosphatase 2A catalytic subunit beta isoform, with product MEEKGFAKELDQWIEQLNECRQLSESQVRSLCEKAKEILTKESNVQEVRCPVTVCGDVHGQFHDLMELFRIGGKSPDTNYLFMGDYVDRGYYSVETVTLLVALKVRYPERITILRGNHESRQITQVYGFYDECLRKYGNANVWKYFTDLFDYLPLTALVDGQIFCLHGGLSPSIDTLDHIRALDRLQEVPHEGPMCDLLWSDPDDRGGWGISPRGAGYTFGQDISETFNHANGLTLVSRAHQLVMEGYNWCHDRNVVTIFSAPNYCYRCGNQAAIMELDDTLKYSFLQFDPAPRRGEPHVTRRTPDYFL from the exons ATGGAGGAGAAGGGCTTCGCCAAGGAGCTGGACCAGTGGATCGAGCAGCTGAACGAGTGCCGGCAGCTGAGCGAGAGCCAGGTCCGCAGCCTGTGCGAGAAG GCTAAGGAAATCCTTACCAAGGAATCCAATGTGCAAGAGGTACGTTGCCCCGTCACCGTCTGCGGGGATGTCCACGGGCAGTTCCACGACCTCATGGAGCTCTTCAGGATCGGTGGCAAGTCTCCAGACACAAACTACCTGTTCATGGGAGACTACGTGGACAGAGGCTATTACTCAGTGGAGACAGTGACTCTGCTGGTGGCGCTGAAG GTGCGGTACCCGGAGCGCATCACGATCCTGAGGGGCAACCACGAGAGCAGGCAAATCACCCAGGTGTACGGCTTCTACGATGAGTGCCTGCGCAAGTACGGCAACGCCAACGTCTGGAAGTACTTCACAGACCTGTTTGATTACCTGCCTCTCACAGCTCTAGTAGATGGCCAG ATATTCTGCCTCCATGGTGGCCTCTCTCCATCCATAGATACACTGGATCATATCAGGGCTCTGGACCGCCTGCAGGAAGTTCCACACGAG GGTCCGATGTGTGATCTCTTGTGGTCGGACCCAGATGACCGTGGCGGCTGGGGCATTTCCCCACGTGGTGCTGGCTACACCTTCGGGCAGGACATTTCGGAAACCTTCAACCACGCCAATGGTCTCACACTGGTCTCCCGCGCTCACCAGCTGGTCATGGAG ggttATAACTGGTGCCATGACCGGAATGTGGTGACCATCTTCAGTGCCCCCAATTACTGCTACCGCTGTGGGAACCAGGCTGCTATCATGGAACTAGATGacactttaaaatattcctt cctccagtTTGACCCAGCACCTCGTCGTGGAGAGCCTCATGTTACCCGTCGTACCCCAGACTACTTCCTATAA